Proteins from one Mycobacterium sp. EPa45 genomic window:
- a CDS encoding SRPBCC family protein, with translation MPLVSKTVEVNADADTILRIVADFEAYPDWNPEAKAVYVLARYDDGRPSQLRLDMEIQGQSGTFIQAVYYPGEGQIQTVLQQGEVFTKQDQLFSVVAMGPSSLLTVDLDVEVSLPVPAVMVKKLINDVLEHLANNLKARAEQLSATS, from the coding sequence ATGCCGCTCGTCAGTAAGACCGTCGAGGTCAACGCCGATGCCGACACGATCCTGCGGATAGTCGCCGACTTCGAGGCCTATCCGGATTGGAATCCCGAGGCCAAGGCCGTCTATGTGCTGGCGCGCTATGACGACGGCCGGCCCAGTCAGCTGCGGCTCGACATGGAGATCCAGGGACAGTCGGGCACCTTCATCCAGGCGGTGTACTACCCCGGCGAGGGCCAGATCCAGACCGTGCTGCAGCAGGGCGAGGTGTTCACCAAACAGGACCAGCTGTTCTCGGTGGTCGCGATGGGGCCCTCGAGCCTGCTGACGGTGGACCTGGACGTCGAGGTGTCACTGCCGGTGCCGGCCGTGATGGTCAAGAAGCTGATCAATGACGTGCTCGAGCACCTGGCCAACAATCTGAAGGCCCGCGCCGAGCAGCTCAGCGCCACCAGCTGA
- a CDS encoding GntR family transcriptional regulator, with protein sequence MNAPASARVGNRRGSRRAQLSDEVAGHLREAIMTGVLRPGTFIRLDETAARLGVSITPVREALLTLRGEGMVALEPRRGYVVQPLSRQDVADIYWLQATIARELVSSAADRLTDEQIDELERANDALAAAVSEGDPATVGAAEFAFHRLLNRGAGRIKLAWFLLHAARYMPPQIYVTDPSWGEAAVDTHRRLIEALRRRDKPTLIELSAAEFSDGVDRLMDQLERNGMWRHAR encoded by the coding sequence GTGAACGCACCGGCTTCCGCACGGGTTGGCAACCGCCGGGGAAGCCGTCGCGCCCAGCTGTCTGACGAGGTCGCGGGGCACCTTCGCGAAGCGATCATGACCGGGGTATTGAGGCCCGGGACGTTCATCCGGCTCGATGAGACGGCCGCCCGGCTCGGGGTCAGCATAACCCCGGTGCGGGAGGCTCTGCTGACCCTGCGCGGCGAGGGCATGGTGGCTCTCGAGCCGCGGCGCGGCTACGTGGTGCAGCCCCTGAGCCGTCAGGACGTCGCCGACATCTACTGGCTGCAGGCCACCATCGCCAGGGAGCTCGTGAGCAGCGCAGCCGATCGCCTGACCGACGAGCAGATCGATGAGCTCGAACGCGCCAACGACGCGTTGGCGGCGGCGGTGTCCGAGGGCGATCCGGCCACCGTCGGTGCTGCCGAGTTCGCCTTTCACCGGCTGCTCAATCGCGGCGCGGGCCGGATCAAGCTGGCGTGGTTCCTACTTCACGCCGCGCGATACATGCCGCCGCAGATCTACGTCACCGACCCGTCCTGGGGCGAAGCAGCGGTCGACACCCATCGCCGGCTGATCGAGGCGCTGCGACGGCGCGACAAGCCCACTCTCATCGAGCTGTCCGCCGCGGAGTTCAGCGACGGCGTGGACCGGCTGATGGACCAGCTGGAGCGCAACGGTATGTGGCGCCACGCGCGTTGA
- the fadD5 gene encoding fatty-acid--CoA ligase FadD5, whose product MTSQLTATTEQPYLARRQNWTNQLARHALMQPDATALRFMGRTTTWAQFDHRVTKLADALSRRGVKFGDRVMILMLNRPEFIEATLAANKLGAIAVPVNFRLTPPELAFLVQDCEAAVLVTETVLADVAKAVRDLASALSTVIVAGGATDDGVLGYEDLIVEEGESHQPVDIPNDSPALIMYTSGTTGRPKGAVLTHTNLAGQAMTGMYTTGPDINSDVGFIGVPLFHIAGIGNTLGGLMLGTPTVIHPLGGFDPGQLLDVLEAEKVTGIFLVPAQWQAVCAAQKAKPRDIRLRALSWGAAPASDTLLREMSETFPDSKILAAFGQTEMSPVTCMLLGDDAIRKRGSVGKVIPTVAARVVDEDMNDVPVGEVGEIVYRAPTLMAGYWNNPQATAEAFAGGWFHSGDLVRADSDGYIWVVDRKKDMIISGGENIYCAEVENVLAAHPTIVEVAVIGRAHPKWGEVPVAVAAISAAELRLEELDDFLTERLARYKHPKGLEIVDALPRNPAGKVLKTELRIRFGGSAGTDSVDETGSDAADPG is encoded by the coding sequence GTGACCAGTCAGCTGACCGCGACGACCGAGCAGCCATATCTGGCGCGCCGCCAGAACTGGACGAATCAGTTGGCGCGGCATGCGCTCATGCAGCCCGACGCCACCGCGTTGCGGTTCATGGGCCGGACGACGACGTGGGCACAGTTCGACCACCGGGTGACCAAGCTCGCCGATGCGTTGAGCCGCCGGGGCGTGAAGTTCGGCGACCGGGTGATGATCCTGATGCTGAACCGGCCCGAGTTCATCGAGGCGACGCTGGCCGCCAATAAACTCGGGGCGATCGCGGTGCCGGTGAACTTCCGGCTGACGCCGCCGGAGCTGGCATTCCTGGTCCAGGATTGCGAGGCTGCGGTGCTGGTCACCGAGACGGTGCTGGCCGACGTCGCCAAGGCCGTGCGCGATCTCGCGTCCGCGCTGTCCACGGTGATCGTCGCCGGCGGTGCAACCGACGACGGGGTGCTCGGCTACGAGGACCTGATCGTCGAGGAGGGTGAATCGCACCAGCCGGTGGACATCCCCAACGACAGCCCGGCGCTGATCATGTACACCTCGGGCACGACCGGTCGGCCCAAGGGCGCGGTGTTGACCCATACCAACCTGGCCGGTCAGGCGATGACCGGGATGTACACCACCGGCCCCGACATCAACTCCGACGTCGGGTTCATCGGGGTTCCGCTGTTCCACATCGCCGGCATCGGCAACACCCTTGGTGGCCTGATGCTCGGCACCCCGACGGTCATCCACCCGCTCGGCGGATTCGACCCGGGCCAGTTGCTCGACGTGCTCGAGGCGGAGAAGGTCACCGGCATCTTCCTGGTGCCCGCGCAGTGGCAGGCCGTCTGCGCGGCGCAGAAGGCCAAGCCGCGCGACATCCGGCTGCGGGCGCTGTCGTGGGGTGCCGCCCCGGCGTCGGACACGCTGCTGCGCGAGATGTCGGAGACGTTCCCGGACAGCAAGATCCTCGCGGCGTTCGGCCAGACCGAGATGTCTCCGGTGACGTGCATGCTCCTCGGCGACGACGCGATCCGTAAGCGCGGGTCGGTCGGCAAGGTCATCCCGACCGTCGCGGCTCGCGTTGTTGATGAGGACATGAACGACGTCCCGGTCGGTGAGGTTGGCGAAATCGTCTATCGCGCACCAACTCTCATGGCCGGCTACTGGAACAACCCGCAAGCCACCGCCGAGGCCTTCGCCGGCGGCTGGTTCCATTCCGGCGATCTGGTGCGGGCGGATTCCGACGGCTACATCTGGGTGGTCGACCGGAAGAAGGACATGATCATCTCCGGTGGGGAGAACATCTACTGCGCCGAGGTCGAGAACGTGCTGGCCGCGCACCCGACGATCGTCGAGGTGGCGGTCATCGGTCGCGCCCACCCGAAGTGGGGCGAGGTGCCGGTGGCGGTCGCCGCGATTTCCGCGGCCGAGCTCCGGCTGGAAGAGCTCGACGACTTCCTGACCGAACGTTTGGCCCGCTACAAGCACCCCAAGGGGCTCGAGATCGTCGACGCGCTGCCGCGCAACCCCGCCGGGAAGGTGCTCAAGACCGAATTGCGGATTCGTTTCGGCGGCAGCGCCGGAACCGACTCCGTGGATGAAACCGGTTCTGATGCAGCGGATCCCGGCTGA
- a CDS encoding ABC transporter permease, with the protein MTTATTGVGAYLQDKARPALTAIGGFFRMCVLTAKATTKWPFEWREFILQGWFQFRVTFLPTIAVAVPNTILIIFTINILLVEFGAADVSGAGAALAAVTQLGPIVTVLVVAGAGSTAICADLGARTIREEIDALEVLGIDPIHRLVLPRVVAATFVAVLLNGAVITVGLVGGFIFGVYMQNISAGAYVSTLTLITGLPEVVISIVKALTFGLIAGLVGCYRGLTVSGGAKGLGTAVNETLVLSVVALFAVNVVLTTIGVKFGTGH; encoded by the coding sequence GTGACGACCGCGACCACCGGCGTCGGCGCTTACCTCCAGGACAAGGCCCGCCCGGCTCTCACCGCCATCGGCGGCTTCTTCCGCATGTGCGTGCTCACCGCCAAGGCGACGACCAAATGGCCTTTCGAGTGGCGCGAGTTCATCCTTCAGGGCTGGTTCCAGTTCCGGGTGACCTTCCTGCCCACGATCGCGGTGGCGGTCCCCAACACCATCTTGATCATCTTCACGATCAACATCCTGCTGGTGGAGTTCGGCGCGGCTGACGTCTCCGGGGCCGGTGCCGCACTGGCGGCGGTGACCCAGCTCGGTCCGATCGTGACGGTGCTCGTCGTCGCCGGCGCCGGGTCGACGGCCATCTGTGCCGACCTCGGCGCGCGCACCATCCGCGAGGAGATCGACGCTCTCGAGGTTCTCGGTATCGATCCGATCCACCGACTGGTCCTGCCCCGCGTGGTCGCGGCGACGTTCGTCGCCGTCCTGCTCAACGGCGCGGTGATCACGGTCGGCCTGGTCGGCGGCTTCATCTTCGGTGTCTACATGCAGAACATCTCCGCAGGCGCCTACGTCTCCACCCTCACGTTGATCACCGGCCTGCCGGAGGTCGTCATCTCGATCGTCAAAGCGCTGACCTTCGGACTCATCGCCGGCCTGGTCGGCTGCTACCGCGGCCTGACGGTGTCCGGCGGCGCCAAGGGCCTCGGCACGGCGGTGAACGAAACGCTGGTGCTGTCCGTGGTCGCATTGTTCGCCGTCAACGTCGTCCTGACGACGATCGGCGTCAAGTTCGGAACGGGGCACTGA
- a CDS encoding ABC transporter permease produces MSTAAVLRSRYPRAYSSATKWAGAPSRFVDRVGDVAWFTVTAVGQIPHALRYYRRATLRLIAEIGMGTGAMAVIGGTIAIVGFVTLSGGSLIAIQGYASLGNIGVEAFTGFVAALVNVRVVAPLVSGHALAATVGAGATAELGAMRIAEEIDALEVMGIKSISYLVSTRILAGMVVIIPLYAMALLLSFLAAQLTTTVFYGQSTGTYDHYFRTFLRPDDVFWSFVVAIIIAMFVMINHCYFGYNASGGPVGVGEAVGISMRASLVAVATVVLLASLALYGTNPNFNLTV; encoded by the coding sequence ATGAGTACTGCAGCAGTCCTTCGCTCCCGGTATCCCCGCGCGTATTCCAGCGCCACGAAGTGGGCCGGGGCCCCCAGCCGGTTCGTCGACCGGGTCGGCGACGTGGCCTGGTTCACCGTCACCGCCGTCGGCCAGATCCCGCACGCGCTGCGGTACTACCGCCGCGCCACCCTGCGGTTGATCGCTGAGATCGGGATGGGCACCGGCGCAATGGCGGTCATCGGCGGCACCATCGCGATCGTCGGTTTCGTGACGCTGTCCGGCGGCTCGCTGATCGCGATTCAGGGCTACGCCTCGCTGGGCAACATCGGTGTCGAGGCTTTCACCGGCTTCGTCGCGGCGCTGGTGAACGTCCGCGTCGTCGCGCCCCTGGTCTCCGGGCACGCATTGGCCGCGACGGTCGGTGCCGGTGCCACCGCCGAGCTGGGCGCCATGCGCATCGCCGAGGAGATCGACGCACTCGAGGTGATGGGCATCAAGTCCATCAGCTACCTGGTGTCGACGCGGATCCTCGCCGGCATGGTCGTGATCATTCCGCTGTACGCGATGGCGCTGCTGCTGTCGTTCCTGGCGGCGCAGCTGACCACGACGGTGTTCTACGGCCAGTCAACGGGTACCTACGACCACTACTTCCGGACGTTCCTGCGACCCGACGACGTGTTCTGGTCGTTCGTCGTGGCGATCATCATCGCGATGTTCGTGATGATCAACCACTGCTACTTCGGCTACAACGCCAGCGGCGGTCCGGTCGGTGTGGGCGAGGCTGTCGGCATCTCGATGCGCGCATCGCTGGTCGCCGTCGCGACCGTGGTTCTCCTTGCCTCGTTGGCGCTTTACGGCACCAACCCGAACTTCAACCTCACGGTGTAG
- a CDS encoding MCE family protein: protein MTTPLNSSRRPPLKLAGVVFLLLAIVLATLVYLQFRGDLTRKTTLTMVSDRAGLVMDPGSKVTYNGVEIGRVTKVSAVDRGGKTAAELTLEVVPHYISLIPANVDAQIKASTVFGNKYVSFTSPKDPVKTRISSNDVIKTTGVTTEFNTLFETVISISEKVDPVKLNMTLSAAAEALSGLGTKFGQSIVKGNAVLDDVNPQMPQIRSDIRQLSILADVYVKASPEFWDFLDHAVTTARTLNEQQKDLDAALLASTGFANTGADIFERGGPYFVRGQADLVPTAQLLDTYSPQLYCQIKGEAEALPSALDAFGGNGYSLNTVTEFLGAPNPYVYPDNLPRVNGHGGPGGAPGCWQKVDRNFWPAPHMVVDDGASIAPYNHFELGQPLLTEYVWGRQVGENTINP from the coding sequence ATGACGACGCCGCTCAACTCATCCCGGCGCCCGCCTCTCAAGTTGGCGGGTGTGGTGTTTCTGTTGCTGGCCATCGTGCTGGCCACACTGGTCTACCTCCAGTTCCGCGGCGACCTCACGCGCAAGACCACACTCACGATGGTCTCCGATCGCGCCGGCCTGGTGATGGACCCGGGCTCGAAGGTCACCTACAACGGGGTCGAGATCGGCCGTGTCACCAAGGTTTCCGCGGTGGACCGCGGCGGTAAGACGGCGGCCGAGCTGACGCTTGAGGTTGTGCCGCACTACATCTCGCTGATTCCGGCCAACGTCGACGCCCAGATCAAGGCCAGCACCGTCTTCGGCAACAAGTACGTGTCGTTCACCAGTCCGAAGGATCCGGTCAAGACTCGGATTTCCAGCAATGACGTCATCAAGACAACCGGGGTCACCACCGAGTTCAACACTCTGTTCGAGACCGTGATCTCGATCTCGGAGAAGGTCGATCCGGTCAAACTGAACATGACACTGAGCGCGGCCGCGGAAGCGCTGAGCGGCCTGGGCACCAAGTTCGGTCAGTCGATCGTGAAAGGTAACGCGGTCCTCGACGACGTCAATCCGCAGATGCCGCAGATCCGCTCGGACATCCGGCAGCTGTCGATTCTGGCCGACGTCTACGTCAAGGCCAGCCCGGAGTTCTGGGACTTCCTCGATCACGCGGTCACCACCGCGCGCACGCTGAACGAGCAGCAGAAGGACTTGGACGCCGCGCTGCTGGCCTCCACCGGGTTCGCCAACACCGGCGCGGACATCTTCGAGCGCGGCGGTCCGTACTTCGTGCGTGGCCAGGCTGACCTGGTGCCGACCGCGCAACTGCTCGACACCTACAGCCCCCAGCTCTACTGCCAGATCAAGGGTGAAGCAGAAGCCCTCCCATCCGCGCTCGACGCGTTCGGCGGCAACGGATACTCGCTGAACACCGTCACCGAGTTCCTCGGCGCGCCGAACCCGTACGTCTATCCGGACAACCTGCCCAGAGTCAACGGGCACGGCGGACCCGGCGGTGCGCCGGGTTGCTGGCAGAAGGTCGATCGCAACTTCTGGCCGGCACCGCACATGGTGGTCGACGACGGTGCCTCCATCGCCCCGTACAACCACTTCGAGCTCGGCCAGCCCCTCCTCACCGAGTACGTGTGGGGTCGCCAAGTCGGGGAGAACACGATCAACCCATGA
- a CDS encoding virulence factor Mce family protein, which produces MRITGTAVKLAAFSFVLLLFTAIIIIVFGQFRFDRTTAYTAEFSNASGLRDGQFVRAGGVEVGKVSDIKLIGNGDRVQVTLNVDRTLPLYQSTTAQIRYQDLIGNRYVNLDRGTGEGADRILPAGGFIPMSRTQPALDLDALIGGFKPLFKALDPQKVNTIASSLITVFQGQGGTINDILDQTASLTSALADRDQAIGEVITNLNTVLDTTVKHEKDFDQTVNNFEVLITGLKNRADPLAQSTADISNATGTLGDLLADDRPQLQNTIAKLETIQQPLADQQDRLDDLLTKLPAAVKMIGRAGGIYGDFFNFYLCDINLKLNGLQPGGPVRTVKITQQPTGRCTPQ; this is translated from the coding sequence ATGAGAATCACTGGCACAGCAGTCAAACTCGCGGCATTCTCGTTCGTGCTGCTGCTCTTCACGGCGATCATCATCATCGTGTTCGGGCAGTTCCGCTTCGACCGAACCACCGCGTACACAGCCGAATTCAGCAATGCGAGCGGTTTGCGTGACGGCCAGTTCGTCCGCGCCGGCGGTGTCGAGGTCGGCAAGGTGTCCGACATCAAGCTCATCGGCAACGGCGACCGGGTGCAGGTGACGCTCAACGTCGACCGCACGTTGCCGCTGTATCAGTCGACCACCGCCCAGATCCGCTACCAGGATCTGATCGGCAACCGCTATGTCAATCTCGACCGCGGCACCGGTGAGGGCGCCGACCGGATCCTGCCCGCGGGCGGCTTCATTCCGATGTCGCGCACCCAGCCCGCGCTGGATCTCGACGCACTCATCGGCGGATTCAAGCCGCTGTTCAAGGCGCTGGATCCGCAGAAGGTCAACACCATCGCCTCCTCGTTGATCACCGTCTTCCAGGGGCAGGGCGGCACCATCAATGACATCCTGGATCAGACCGCTTCGCTGACCTCCGCGCTGGCCGATCGCGACCAGGCCATCGGTGAGGTGATCACCAACCTGAACACCGTGCTGGACACCACGGTCAAGCACGAGAAGGACTTCGACCAGACGGTCAACAACTTCGAGGTGCTCATCACCGGTCTGAAGAACCGCGCCGACCCGCTGGCCCAGTCCACCGCCGATATCAGCAATGCGACAGGGACGTTGGGAGATCTGCTGGCCGACGACCGCCCGCAGTTGCAGAACACCATCGCCAAGCTGGAGACCATTCAGCAGCCGCTGGCCGACCAGCAGGACCGCTTGGATGACCTGCTGACGAAGTTGCCTGCGGCCGTGAAGATGATCGGTCGCGCCGGTGGCATCTACGGCGACTTCTTCAACTTCTACCTGTGCGATATCAACCTGAAGCTCAACGGCCTGCAGCCGGGTGGCCCGGTACGCACCGTGAAGATCACTCAGCAGCCCACGGGTAGGTGCACGCCGCAATGA
- a CDS encoding virulence factor Mce family protein: MRTLEGSNRIRNGLAGILIVILVIGVGQSFSGIPQLFAQPAYYGQFTDSAGLNPGDKVRIAGMDVGEVKSLKIDGDKVLIGFNLGARQIGTESRLAIRTETILGKRVLEIEPRGGKMLQASGVLPVGQTTTPYQIYDAVFDVTKAAAGWDIDTVKRSLNVLSETVDQTYPHLSAALDGVARFSDTIGKRDEQFKQLLANANKVAAVLGNRSEQINRLAVNAQTLLSAVNERRSEVDALLSNISLISEQFTGFVNDNPNLNHVLDQLKTISDVLVKHKTDLSDVLITASKFMGALAEAIGSGPYFKVLVVNLLPYQILQPWVDAAFKKRGIDPEEFWRNAGLPAFRFPDPNGQRQPNGAPPPAPIPLEGTPDHPGPAVGPGSPCSYTPPPDGIPTTGNPLPCAGLTNLPFGPVPGGYPPADVPISAPNPDAGYRPGVPSAAYPGELSPAIQGAPAAPLAPGPPGARTVPVAPTPGPATDIPGYAPPPNALIGPIPPPGPGPQVPPVGDLAPVDQGGGA; the protein is encoded by the coding sequence ATGAGGACGCTAGAGGGTTCCAACCGCATCAGGAACGGCCTGGCAGGCATCCTGATCGTCATCTTGGTGATCGGGGTGGGGCAGAGCTTCTCCGGCATTCCGCAGTTGTTCGCCCAGCCCGCCTACTACGGCCAGTTCACCGACAGCGCCGGCCTCAATCCCGGTGACAAGGTCCGCATCGCAGGTATGGATGTCGGAGAAGTGAAGTCGCTGAAGATCGACGGCGACAAGGTGCTGATCGGATTCAACTTGGGCGCCAGGCAGATTGGCACCGAGAGTCGGCTGGCCATCCGTACCGAGACGATCCTGGGCAAGCGTGTGCTGGAGATCGAGCCTCGCGGCGGCAAGATGCTGCAGGCGAGCGGTGTGCTGCCGGTAGGACAGACCACCACGCCGTATCAGATCTACGACGCGGTGTTCGACGTGACGAAGGCCGCCGCCGGGTGGGATATCGACACCGTCAAGCGATCGCTGAATGTGTTGTCCGAGACCGTCGACCAGACCTACCCGCACCTGAGCGCGGCGCTGGACGGGGTGGCCCGGTTCTCCGACACCATCGGCAAGCGCGACGAACAGTTCAAGCAACTGCTGGCCAACGCCAACAAGGTCGCCGCTGTGCTGGGCAATCGCAGTGAGCAGATCAACCGCCTGGCGGTGAATGCCCAGACGCTGCTGTCCGCGGTCAACGAGCGCCGGTCCGAGGTCGATGCGCTGCTGTCCAACATCTCGTTGATCTCCGAGCAGTTCACCGGCTTCGTCAATGACAACCCGAACCTCAATCACGTTCTGGATCAGCTGAAGACGATCAGCGACGTGCTCGTCAAGCACAAGACCGATCTGTCCGACGTGTTGATCACGGCCTCGAAGTTCATGGGTGCGCTGGCCGAGGCGATCGGCTCCGGTCCCTACTTCAAGGTGCTGGTGGTCAACCTGCTGCCGTACCAGATCCTGCAGCCATGGGTGGACGCCGCGTTCAAGAAGCGTGGCATCGACCCCGAGGAGTTCTGGCGTAACGCCGGTCTGCCGGCATTCCGGTTCCCGGATCCCAACGGCCAGCGTCAGCCCAACGGTGCACCGCCGCCGGCACCCATCCCGCTGGAAGGTACGCCGGACCATCCCGGTCCTGCGGTCGGCCCGGGCTCGCCCTGCTCGTACACCCCGCCCCCGGACGGCATCCCGACCACCGGCAACCCGCTGCCGTGCGCCGGGCTGACCAACCTGCCCTTCGGGCCGGTACCGGGTGGCTACCCGCCGGCGGACGTGCCGATCTCGGCGCCCAACCCGGACGCGGGCTACCGCCCGGGCGTCCCCAGCGCCGCCTACCCCGGTGAACTCTCGCCGGCGATCCAAGGTGCGCCCGCCGCGCCGCTGGCTCCCGGCCCGCCCGGGGCACGCACGGTGCCGGTCGCCCCGACACCGGGACCGGCCACCGACATCCCCGGATACGCCCCGCCGCCGAACGCACTGATCGGACCGATCCCGCCGCCGGGACCGGGACCGCAAGTGCCGCCGGTCGGTGACCTGGCACCCGTCGATCAGGGAGGGGGAGCGTAA
- a CDS encoding virulence factor Mce family protein codes for MSTVFNIRNLGLPKMSRTSVVVGTLVVVIALVVAVVGYKLYEKLTTNTAVAYFPEALALYPGDRVQIMGVRVGGIDKIEPAGDKMKVTFHYDNKYKVPANATATILNPSLVASRVIQLAPAYTGGPVMADNAVIPIDRTQVPVEWDDLRNQISDIVTKLGPTPEQPKGPFGDVLESFANGLEGKGQQINTTFKALSDAVTALNEGRGDFFAVLKSLALFVNALHKSDQQLVALNSDLATFTNSFSNSDQEVAKAVKDIDSLLTTARKFVNDNGSLLSKDINNLADVTTAILQPESRNGLETVLHVYPTLAANLQNIYHPTHGALVAIPTIASFANPMQFICSAIQSGSRLGYQDSAEMCAQYLAPIMDAIKFNFPPFGVNQFSTAETLPKYVAYSEERLRPPPGYKDTTVPGIWSRDTLFSHGNHEQGWIVAPGMQGVDVQAFTANMLTPDSLAALMGGPDPVDYPPGGPRGGAPSNSYDQLNPLPPPWYPGAIPPPPPGPNVVPGPLPVSQQIYGGGTAPGPAPAGPAPAAPAGPPLPAEMGSGQ; via the coding sequence ATGTCAACGGTCTTCAACATTCGTAACCTGGGTCTGCCCAAGATGTCTCGGACGTCGGTCGTCGTCGGCACCCTCGTGGTGGTGATCGCACTTGTCGTCGCGGTGGTCGGCTACAAGCTGTACGAGAAGCTGACCACCAACACGGCGGTGGCCTACTTCCCCGAAGCACTGGCGCTGTATCCCGGCGACCGCGTGCAGATCATGGGCGTGCGGGTCGGCGGTATCGACAAGATCGAACCTGCCGGCGACAAGATGAAGGTCACCTTCCACTACGACAACAAATACAAGGTGCCCGCCAACGCGACGGCGACGATCCTCAACCCGAGCCTGGTCGCCTCCCGCGTGATCCAGCTCGCGCCGGCCTACACCGGCGGTCCGGTGATGGCCGACAACGCCGTCATCCCGATCGATCGCACCCAGGTGCCGGTGGAATGGGACGATCTGCGCAACCAGATCTCCGACATCGTCACCAAGCTCGGCCCCACGCCCGAACAACCCAAGGGCCCGTTCGGTGATGTGCTGGAATCCTTCGCCAACGGGCTGGAGGGCAAGGGTCAGCAGATCAACACCACGTTCAAGGCGCTGTCCGACGCGGTGACCGCACTCAATGAGGGCCGCGGTGATTTCTTCGCCGTCCTCAAGAGCCTGGCGCTGTTCGTCAACGCGCTGCACAAGAGCGACCAACAACTCGTGGCGCTCAACAGCGACCTGGCCACGTTTACGAACTCGTTCAGCAACTCCGATCAGGAAGTGGCCAAGGCGGTCAAGGACATCGACAGCCTGCTGACCACCGCGCGCAAGTTCGTGAACGACAACGGCTCGCTGCTTAGCAAGGACATCAACAACCTCGCCGACGTCACCACCGCGATCCTGCAGCCGGAGTCGCGCAACGGCCTGGAGACGGTGTTGCACGTATACCCGACCCTGGCCGCCAACCTGCAGAACATCTACCACCCCACTCACGGTGCGCTGGTGGCCATTCCGACGATCGCGAGCTTCGCGAACCCGATGCAGTTCATCTGCAGCGCGATCCAGTCCGGCAGCCGGCTGGGCTACCAGGATTCGGCCGAGATGTGCGCGCAGTACCTGGCGCCGATCATGGATGCGATCAAGTTCAACTTCCCGCCGTTCGGCGTCAACCAGTTCTCGACCGCCGAGACGCTGCCGAAGTACGTGGCCTACTCCGAGGAACGGCTGCGGCCGCCGCCCGGATACAAGGACACGACGGTGCCGGGCATCTGGTCGCGGGACACGTTGTTCTCCCACGGCAACCACGAGCAGGGCTGGATCGTGGCCCCGGGCATGCAGGGGGTCGACGTCCAGGCATTCACCGCCAACATGCTGACGCCGGACTCGCTGGCGGCGTTGATGGGCGGGCCCGACCCGGTCGACTACCCGCCGGGTGGTCCGAGGGGTGGCGCGCCGTCGAACTCCTATGACCAACTGAATCCGCTGCCGCCGCCGTGGTATCCGGGAGCGATCCCGCCACCGCCGCCGGGGCCGAACGTGGTCCCGGGACCGTTGCCGGTCTCGCAGCAGATCTACGGCGGAGGTACCGCCCCGGGACCGGCCCCCGCCGGGCCGGCACCGGCCGCACCCGCGGGTCCGCCGCTGCCCGCTGAGATGGGGAGTGGACAGTGA